The Hahella sp. HNIBRBA332 genome window below encodes:
- a CDS encoding sodium:solute symporter family protein: protein MDTQVLVYIVVGATFALYIGIAIWSRAGSTSEYYVASKGVHPIANGMATGADWMSAASFISMAGIISFVGRDGSVYLMGWTGGYVLLAMCLAPYLRKFGKFTVPEFVGERYYSQAARMVAVVCVIFISFTYVAGQMRGVGIVFSRYLEVDINLGVMIGMGIVFIYAVLGGMKGITYTQVAQYCVMILAYMIPAIFISILVTGNPIPQIGFGDTVQGTDTYLLDKLNQISLDLGFAEYTSGSKSTIDTFAITLALMVGTAGLPHVIVRFFTVPKVSDARLSAGWALLFIAILYTTAPAVASFARLNLVQTVNNAEYQQLPGWFQNWENAGLLAWQDKNGDGKIQYSAGAPFAGKPDFASDQRGVNGERVLTNAPTEGANELYVDRDIMVLANPEIAQLPGWVVALIAAGGLAAALSTAAGLLLVISTSISHDLLKSNLMPNISEKQELLAARIAAAAAIAIAGYFGINPPGFVAQVVAFAFGLAAASFFPAIIMGIFYKRMNKEGAIAGMLTGLIFTFSYIVYFKFVNPAANTPEHWWFGISPEGIGTLGMVFNFVVSTVVAKMTAEPPAHIQELVEDIRVPRGAVAPVAGH, encoded by the coding sequence ATGGATACCCAGGTTTTAGTTTATATTGTTGTCGGCGCGACCTTTGCTCTCTATATCGGAATAGCAATCTGGTCCAGAGCTGGTTCTACCAGTGAGTATTATGTCGCAAGCAAAGGCGTGCACCCGATTGCGAACGGCATGGCCACTGGCGCCGACTGGATGTCGGCGGCGTCGTTTATCTCTATGGCGGGCATTATTTCGTTCGTTGGTCGCGACGGTTCGGTCTATCTGATGGGATGGACCGGCGGATACGTGCTGCTGGCGATGTGTCTCGCGCCCTATTTGCGCAAGTTCGGTAAATTCACCGTGCCTGAGTTCGTGGGAGAGCGTTACTACTCCCAAGCGGCGAGGATGGTGGCGGTCGTCTGCGTTATCTTTATCTCCTTTACCTATGTCGCAGGGCAGATGCGCGGCGTAGGCATTGTGTTCTCCCGTTATCTCGAAGTGGATATCAACCTTGGCGTCATGATCGGCATGGGCATCGTGTTTATCTATGCAGTGCTCGGAGGCATGAAAGGCATCACCTACACCCAGGTGGCGCAATACTGCGTCATGATTCTTGCGTATATGATCCCGGCCATCTTCATTTCCATACTGGTGACTGGCAACCCCATTCCTCAGATTGGATTCGGAGATACTGTGCAGGGAACGGACACCTACTTGCTGGATAAACTCAACCAGATTTCGCTGGATCTCGGGTTTGCGGAATATACCAGTGGGTCCAAATCCACTATCGACACATTCGCAATCACCTTGGCTTTGATGGTGGGAACAGCGGGGCTTCCGCACGTTATCGTGCGTTTCTTCACTGTGCCTAAAGTCAGCGATGCACGCTTGTCTGCAGGTTGGGCGTTGTTGTTCATCGCCATTCTGTACACCACTGCGCCTGCAGTCGCTTCTTTCGCCCGATTGAATCTGGTGCAAACCGTTAACAATGCGGAATATCAGCAGCTGCCTGGGTGGTTCCAGAACTGGGAAAATGCTGGATTGTTGGCGTGGCAGGATAAAAATGGCGACGGCAAGATTCAGTACTCTGCCGGAGCGCCTTTCGCTGGTAAACCTGATTTCGCCAGCGATCAACGCGGCGTCAATGGCGAACGCGTGCTGACCAATGCGCCGACAGAGGGAGCGAATGAGCTGTATGTCGACCGTGACATTATGGTGCTGGCTAACCCGGAAATCGCGCAATTGCCTGGCTGGGTGGTGGCGCTGATTGCTGCGGGTGGCCTGGCGGCGGCGTTGTCCACGGCGGCAGGGTTGTTGCTGGTTATATCTACTTCAATCTCTCACGACTTGTTGAAGAGCAACCTGATGCCGAATATTTCGGAGAAGCAGGAGTTGTTGGCGGCGCGTATCGCGGCGGCGGCGGCTATTGCTATAGCGGGTTATTTCGGCATTAATCCGCCGGGATTTGTCGCTCAGGTGGTGGCGTTCGCCTTTGGTCTGGCGGCGGCGTCCTTCTTCCCGGCGATCATCATGGGAATCTTCTACAAGCGCATGAACAAAGAAGGCGCGATAGCGGGTATGTTGACAGGTCTGATATTTACCTTCAGCTACATCGTCTACTTTAAGTTTGTGAATCCTGCGGCGAACACGCCGGAGCACTGGTGGTTCGGTATTTCACCGGAAGGCATCGGTACGCTGGGTATGGTTTTCAACTTCGTCGTCTCAACAGTGGTCGCGAAGATGACTGCGGAGCCGCCCGCGCATATTCAGGAGCTGGTGGAGGATATCCGGGTGCCCAGAGGCGCTGTGGCGCCAGTGGCTGGTCACTGA
- a CDS encoding DUF4212 domain-containing protein, with amino-acid sequence MSSEKASAKAAYWRANLKLLFTLLTIWFVVSYGCGILFVDALDTIKIGGFPLGFWFAQQGSIYTFVVLIFVYVWRMNKLDRKHDVHEE; translated from the coding sequence ATGTCGAGTGAAAAAGCTTCGGCCAAGGCCGCTTATTGGCGCGCCAACCTGAAACTACTGTTTACACTTTTGACGATTTGGTTCGTTGTCTCCTATGGCTGCGGCATCCTCTTTGTGGATGCCCTGGATACCATCAAAATTGGTGGTTTCCCCTTAGGTTTCTGGTTCGCCCAGCAGGGCTCCATCTACACCTTTGTTGTACTGATATTTGTGTATGTCTGGCGTATGAACAAGCTGGACCGCAAACATGACGTACACGAAGAGTAA
- a CDS encoding pyrimidine/purine nucleoside phosphorylase — translation MLKVNEYFNGRVKSIAFQTATLPATVGVMIPGDYEFSTSQHETMTVVSGALSVKLPGSENWTRFNAGDQFEIPANATFNLKVAVDTAYLCTYG, via the coding sequence ATGTTGAAGGTAAATGAGTATTTTAACGGCAGAGTAAAATCCATCGCTTTCCAAACAGCGACCCTGCCGGCGACGGTCGGCGTCATGATTCCTGGAGACTATGAATTTTCCACCAGTCAACATGAGACGATGACCGTTGTAAGCGGAGCCTTAAGCGTCAAGCTGCCCGGAAGCGAAAACTGGACGCGATTCAATGCGGGAGACCAGTTTGAGATTCCGGCAAACGCCACATTTAATCTGAAGGTTGCAGTTGACACCGCTTATCTGTGCACTTACGGGTAA